Genomic window (Marinobacter fonticola):
TCAGGATCAGACTGATGTAATGCTCCATCAGAAGGCCTCCTTAACTTTATGCCGTGACATGCGGTAATCGGGCGCTTCGACCTGATCCGGCTTCCAGGCACGCAATGCCCAGATCGACAGCCCGATAATGAAGAATGCGCTCGGCGGTAGCAGCATCAGGCCGTTCGGGACGTACCAGCCACCATCGTTCACCACGGGCATTAGCGCGACACCGAACAGCGAGCCGGAGCCCAGCAACTCGCGGAAAAAGGCAATGACGATCAGCATTATCGAGTAACCCAGACCGTTACCGATGCCGTCGAGGAAGCTCAGCAACGGCCCGTTCTGCATAGCAAAACCTTCCGCGCGGCCCATGACGATACAGTTGGTAATGATCAAGCCCACGAACACCGAGAGCTGTTTACTGATCTCATAGGCGTAGGCCTTGAGGATCTGGTCAACAACGATTACCAGCGACGCGATGATTGTCATCTGCACAATGATCCGGATGCTATTCGGAATCTGCGAGCGCACCACGGAAACAAAGAGGTTAGAAAACGCGGTCACCGCGATGACCGAGGCACACATGACCAGTGTGACGCTCAGGCTGCTGGTTACCGCAAGC
Coding sequences:
- a CDS encoding NADH:ubiquinone reductase (Na(+)-transporting) subunit D, yielding MADVTAKQVLFEPIFNNNPIALQILGICSALAVTSSLSVTLVMCASVIAVTAFSNLFVSVVRSQIPNSIRIIVQMTIIASLVIVVDQILKAYAYEISKQLSVFVGLIITNCIVMGRAEGFAMQNGPLLSFLDGIGNGLGYSIMLIVIAFFRELLGSGSLFGVALMPVVNDGGWYVPNGLMLLPPSAFFIIGLSIWALRAWKPDQVEAPDYRMSRHKVKEAF